In Vibrio lentus, a single genomic region encodes these proteins:
- a CDS encoding DUF2256 domain-containing protein, with amino-acid sequence MHKKPHLPTKTCPVCLKTFSWRKKWQRCWEEVIYCSERCRRHKTKPT; translated from the coding sequence ATGCACAAGAAACCACATCTACCCACCAAGACATGTCCCGTTTGCCTCAAAACATTCTCATGGCGTAAAAAATGGCAACGTTGTTGGGAAGAGGTGATTTATTGCTCTGAACGTTGTCGTCGCCACAAGACAAAACCCACATAA
- a CDS encoding PA4780 family RIO1-like protein kinase, with the protein MKIPKRIQPLVDDGLVDEVKSQLMSGKEASVYIVRCGDTIRCAKVYKEISQRSFKKATAYREGRKVRNSRRARAMEKGSGFGREQQEKVWQSAEVDALYKLAEAGVRVPVPYGCFDGVLLMELVTDDEGYVAPRLNDVVMPPEQAIEDHAVMMTYVVKMLCVGLIHGDLSEFNVLVDEYGPVIIDLPQAVDASANNNAEWMLTRDVNNIRDYYAQFAPELATTEYAKEMWALFEKGDLKPDSKLTGEFTESDALADIDAIMQEIDAARAEEQSRRERVKEEKEGVDESKFNWAE; encoded by the coding sequence ATGAAGATACCTAAAAGAATACAGCCTTTAGTTGACGATGGTTTAGTCGACGAGGTGAAAAGCCAACTCATGAGTGGCAAAGAAGCGTCAGTGTACATAGTACGCTGTGGTGATACGATCCGTTGTGCCAAAGTGTACAAGGAAATAAGCCAACGTAGCTTTAAAAAAGCAACGGCATATCGAGAAGGGCGAAAGGTCCGCAATAGCCGCCGCGCTAGAGCGATGGAAAAAGGCTCTGGTTTCGGTCGCGAGCAACAAGAAAAAGTATGGCAAAGTGCAGAAGTGGATGCCTTGTATAAGCTGGCAGAAGCAGGCGTTCGTGTGCCTGTCCCTTATGGCTGTTTTGATGGCGTGCTGCTGATGGAGTTGGTCACTGATGACGAAGGTTATGTCGCTCCGAGATTGAATGATGTGGTGATGCCGCCTGAACAAGCGATTGAAGATCATGCGGTGATGATGACTTATGTCGTTAAGATGCTTTGCGTTGGTTTAATTCATGGCGACTTGTCTGAATTCAATGTATTGGTTGATGAATATGGTCCTGTGATTATCGATTTGCCGCAAGCGGTCGATGCTTCTGCGAACAACAATGCCGAGTGGATGTTGACTCGTGATGTTAATAATATCCGTGACTATTACGCGCAATTTGCCCCTGAACTGGCGACCACTGAGTACGCTAAGGAAATGTGGGCACTGTTTGAGAAGGGTGATTTGAAGCCGGATAGCAAACTCACGGGTGAGTTTACCGAAAGTGACGCCTTGGCAGATATTGATGCCATCATGCAAGAAATTGACGCCGCCCGCGCTGAAGAGCAAAGCCGACGTGAGCGCGTTAAGGAAGAAAAAGAAGGCGTCGACGAGAGTAAATTCAACTGGGCTGAGTAG
- a CDS encoding SDR family oxidoreductase produces the protein MVEQLRLHILVIGGSGGIGFAVVKHLLSELSRFDFLDVHVDATYHSQRPELEDNRLNWHQVDATNEADIERLSTQFERLDWLINCVGMLHTPDLGPEKNLSSIDPEFFLKNISVNTLPSLLLAKHFTPILKASDNPKFAVVSAKVGSISDNRLGGWYSYRSSKAALNMFIKTMSIEWQRTLKKGTVLALHPGTTDTALSKPFQTNVPQGKLFESSYVAHHLVDIIRTATPDKSGHFYAYDGEQLTW, from the coding sequence ATGGTGGAACAACTCAGATTACACATATTGGTCATTGGTGGCAGCGGCGGTATTGGTTTTGCCGTGGTTAAGCACCTATTGTCTGAGCTGTCTCGCTTTGATTTTCTCGATGTCCATGTCGACGCGACTTATCATTCACAACGACCAGAATTGGAAGATAACCGTTTAAATTGGCACCAAGTAGATGCCACCAACGAAGCTGATATTGAACGACTAAGCACTCAATTCGAGCGATTGGATTGGTTAATAAATTGCGTGGGTATGCTTCATACGCCAGACCTTGGCCCAGAAAAGAATTTGTCCTCTATCGACCCAGAATTCTTTCTGAAAAACATCTCGGTAAACACCCTACCTAGCTTATTATTGGCCAAGCACTTCACGCCGATTCTTAAAGCCAGTGACAATCCAAAATTTGCTGTGGTATCAGCCAAAGTCGGCAGCATTTCAGACAACCGATTAGGTGGATGGTATAGCTATCGCTCATCCAAAGCCGCACTCAACATGTTCATCAAAACCATGTCGATTGAATGGCAACGCACATTGAAGAAAGGCACAGTGTTGGCGCTCCACCCTGGTACAACCGACACCGCTCTATCCAAGCCCTTTCAGACCAATGTGCCCCAAGGTAAGTTGTTTGAGTCTAGTTATGTAGCTCATCATTTGGTGGACATCATTCGAACCGCTACTCCGGATAAAAGCGGTCATTTCTACGCGTATGATGGTGAGCAATTGACTTGGTAG
- a CDS encoding cryptochrome/photolyase family protein — protein sequence MNFKTVRLVLGDQLNVQHSWFQQVDDDVIYIIAELKQETDYVASHIQKVAAFFSAMDYFADELKQQGHQVLHLTLDDTTQFENLDALLQHYVHEFAAEKFEYQQPDEYRLLQQLAKLKLTGVTKGCSDSEHFLFPFDEIETQFPKDKHIMMEHFYRRMRKRFDILLDDGKPVGGKWNYDANNRNKLKKQDIDNLPQPLMFSNDISEILKRIERHQVQTIGEVGDQLLWPVNRAQSLSLLAHFCQVCLPLFGQFQDAMTTEHDSKWSLYHSRLSFSLNSKLLSPQEVIDAALSAYQSSSKPNAPTIDIAQVEGFVRQILGWREYIRGVYWSNMPAYANKNHYAADRQLPHYFWDGQTKMNCMKHAIDQSLEFAYAHHIQRLMITGNFCLITGIAPDQVDSWYLGIYVDAIEWVEMPNTRGMALFADGGIVGTKPYSASGSYISRMSDYCKGCHYQIKERSGESSCPFNSLYWRFMNKHREALNRNPRMGMLYRSWDNMDEQDQQAILDTAEQRLTNLENL from the coding sequence ATGAACTTCAAAACCGTGCGCCTTGTCTTAGGCGACCAACTCAATGTCCAGCACTCCTGGTTTCAACAGGTTGATGACGACGTCATTTATATCATTGCCGAACTCAAGCAAGAGACTGACTACGTTGCATCGCACATCCAAAAAGTGGCCGCTTTTTTCTCTGCGATGGACTACTTTGCCGACGAGCTCAAACAACAAGGTCATCAGGTACTCCACCTAACTCTGGATGACACGACTCAATTTGAAAATCTCGATGCTCTATTGCAACACTATGTCCACGAGTTTGCTGCTGAAAAATTTGAATACCAACAGCCAGACGAATATCGACTTCTCCAACAATTGGCAAAGCTGAAGTTAACTGGGGTAACCAAAGGCTGTAGCGATTCCGAGCACTTCCTGTTTCCGTTTGACGAGATTGAAACCCAGTTTCCTAAAGACAAACACATCATGATGGAACACTTCTATCGTCGAATGAGAAAGCGCTTTGACATCCTGCTCGACGATGGCAAACCGGTTGGCGGAAAATGGAATTACGATGCAAACAATCGCAACAAACTCAAGAAGCAAGACATCGACAACTTGCCGCAACCATTAATGTTTTCCAACGATATTTCTGAGATTTTAAAACGCATCGAGCGTCATCAAGTTCAAACCATTGGTGAAGTTGGTGATCAGTTATTATGGCCAGTCAACCGAGCGCAAAGTCTTTCTCTTCTTGCTCACTTCTGCCAAGTCTGTTTGCCGCTATTCGGCCAGTTTCAAGATGCAATGACGACCGAGCATGATTCAAAATGGAGTTTGTATCACAGTCGCCTCTCCTTTTCGTTGAATAGCAAACTGCTAAGCCCCCAAGAAGTGATTGATGCAGCGCTGTCGGCTTATCAGTCCTCTTCTAAGCCAAACGCACCCACTATCGATATTGCGCAAGTTGAAGGGTTCGTACGCCAAATTCTAGGTTGGAGAGAATACATACGTGGCGTTTATTGGTCGAACATGCCTGCTTACGCCAACAAAAACCACTACGCAGCAGACCGTCAGTTGCCTCATTATTTTTGGGATGGGCAAACCAAGATGAATTGTATGAAGCACGCGATTGATCAATCCCTCGAGTTTGCTTATGCCCACCACATTCAAAGGCTTATGATCACCGGTAACTTCTGCTTAATTACAGGTATTGCCCCGGATCAAGTTGATAGCTGGTACCTTGGTATATACGTTGATGCGATTGAATGGGTCGAAATGCCGAATACGCGAGGTATGGCACTTTTTGCTGATGGCGGGATCGTCGGAACCAAACCATACTCTGCCAGCGGTTCTTACATTAGTCGCATGAGTGATTACTGCAAAGGCTGTCATTACCAAATTAAAGAGCGCAGTGGCGAGAGTTCTTGTCCATTCAACAGCTTGTATTGGCGCTTCATGAACAAACATCGCGAGGCCTTAAATCGCAACCCTCGAATGGGGATGCTTTATCGCTCTTGGGACAATATGGATGAGCAAGACCAACAAGCGATACTCGACACCGCAGAACAACGACTGACTAACTTGGAGAACTTATAA
- a CDS encoding DASH family cryptochrome, translating into MKKIGLYLFTNDLRINDNQLFHYAAQSVDKLICAIVEPTLVRFSADFAQEQSYGAHRQTFVSQSIDNLDSNLVKLGQKLVVIHSNHLEPDAAEQTLSQIIATQLVTHFFANAHCGHEERRLIHSLQSRHPGLITCLPHHSTLFDSHELPFELSKVPSSFTKFRKLVEHLDINGGETVIAHLPPAVTSTPTPVSAIPLFSSSNDESAATNDYLGGEDAGLAHLDNYFSHDYALDYKQTRNAFDGIENSTKFSPWLALGCVSPKTIYSHLKQFETEHGSNDSTYWIYFELLWREYFYWKCLSLGSSLFGDSSKQELNTPNSSATSNLNLAKWKSGNTNYPIVDACMRQLNETGYMSNRGRQLAASCLIYELGIDWRHGAAYFESQLIDYDVASNWGNWAYIAGALNSQVNTQTNKQKNANQAQPKSHHFDLAKQTDMYDPDHIFINKWNASSKEPVLTNNQDVL; encoded by the coding sequence ATGAAAAAGATTGGTCTCTATCTTTTTACAAACGACTTAAGAATCAACGACAATCAATTGTTCCATTACGCTGCACAGAGCGTCGATAAGCTCATTTGTGCGATTGTCGAACCCACTTTGGTTCGTTTCTCTGCTGATTTCGCGCAAGAGCAAAGTTATGGCGCGCATCGCCAGACCTTTGTTTCACAATCGATAGACAATTTAGATTCGAATTTAGTGAAGCTTGGGCAGAAACTTGTCGTGATTCACAGTAATCATTTAGAACCAGACGCAGCCGAGCAAACACTCAGCCAAATCATTGCTACACAGCTCGTCACCCACTTTTTCGCCAATGCACACTGCGGTCACGAAGAGCGACGATTGATTCATTCACTACAAAGCCGTCACCCTGGTTTAATAACATGCTTGCCACATCACTCGACCTTGTTTGACTCACATGAGCTGCCGTTTGAATTATCAAAAGTCCCGAGCTCGTTTACCAAATTTAGAAAGCTAGTCGAACACTTGGACATTAATGGCGGCGAGACGGTTATTGCACACCTTCCACCAGCAGTGACATCAACACCAACACCAGTATCGGCAATCCCACTATTCAGTTCATCAAATGATGAAAGCGCAGCAACAAACGATTATTTGGGTGGCGAAGACGCAGGACTAGCACATCTAGATAACTACTTCTCACATGATTACGCTCTTGACTACAAGCAGACTCGAAACGCATTTGACGGCATCGAAAACTCAACCAAGTTTTCGCCGTGGTTGGCACTCGGCTGCGTTTCGCCTAAAACGATTTATAGCCATTTGAAGCAGTTCGAAACCGAACATGGCAGTAACGATTCAACCTATTGGATCTACTTTGAGTTGTTGTGGCGCGAATATTTCTATTGGAAATGTTTATCTCTGGGCTCATCGTTATTCGGTGATTCTTCAAAACAAGAACTCAACACCCCAAACTCCTCAGCAACGTCGAACTTGAATTTAGCCAAATGGAAAAGTGGCAATACCAACTACCCGATTGTCGACGCGTGTATGCGCCAACTTAACGAAACAGGCTACATGTCTAATCGAGGAAGACAGCTGGCCGCTAGCTGTTTGATCTACGAACTAGGGATCGATTGGCGACACGGCGCAGCCTATTTTGAGAGCCAACTTATCGACTATGACGTGGCATCAAACTGGGGTAATTGGGCTTACATAGCCGGAGCCCTGAACTCTCAGGTAAACACCCAAACCAACAAACAAAAGAATGCCAACCAAGCACAACCCAAATCACACCATTTCGACTTGGCTAAGCAGACCGATATGTATGACCCAGACCATATATTCATCAACAAGTGGAATGCGAGCAGCAAAGAACCTGTCTTAACTAACAATCAGGATGTGTTATGA
- a CDS encoding universal stress protein, producing MEYRHILVALEMSDDSKILIDRATFFANKLETELSFVYIDGTHGEIYPELVDIQQNNGDLPVNDDAIKHLREFEAYAKQPVQHIFVGTGDLNDKLKDAVKTHNIDLMLCGHHHDFWHKIISHSKQLIDSSPVDILVVPMD from the coding sequence ATGGAATACCGACATATTCTGGTCGCACTTGAAATGTCTGATGACTCGAAAATACTCATTGATAGAGCAACCTTCTTCGCGAACAAACTAGAAACGGAACTTTCGTTTGTTTATATCGACGGTACTCACGGAGAAATCTACCCAGAACTCGTTGATATTCAGCAAAATAATGGTGACTTACCTGTCAATGATGATGCGATAAAACACTTAAGAGAGTTTGAGGCTTACGCTAAACAGCCAGTTCAGCATATTTTCGTAGGTACAGGTGATTTGAATGATAAACTCAAGGATGCCGTGAAAACGCACAACATTGACCTAATGCTTTGTGGTCATCACCACGATTTTTGGCATAAGATCATCTCGCACTCAAAGCAATTGATAGACTCTTCTCCCGTCGACATACTCGTCGTTCCTATGGACTAG